The sequence CCTGGCCCAGCTCGGTAAGGATCGTGATGAAGTCGCGATCGCGGTGCTGGACGCCGGCGAGTCGGGCGATGAGGCCCTGGTGCGTGTGACCGTGGTTGACGATGATGAGGAGACCTCTTCCGCCCCGGTCACTCCCGCCGCGGCTTCTGGTGGGACTGAGGTGCAGGAGATCGCGCGCACCATCCTTGAGGAGTTGCTGGAGCGCATGGATATCCATGCCTATGTCACGCCGGTGGTCACACGCGTGCCCGGACAGAAGGGCGACATCGAAGAGACTATCACGCTGCACGTCGAGGGCGCCGACGAGGAGGCCATGGGACTGCTGATTGGCCGGCGGGGCGAAACCTTGCGCTCGCTCCAGTTTCTGCTCAACCTCCTGGTGAGCCGGCGCGTTCAGAAGTGGCCCCAGATTGTGGTTGATGTGGGCAACTATCGCCAGCGCCGCCAGGAGTCGCTGGAAGGTCTCGCCCGCCGCATGGCCGAGCGCGTGCGCCAGACCGGCCGCCCCATTATGCTCGAGCCGATGGCGGCCTATGAGCGGCGCATCGTGCACCTGGCGCTCCGTGAAGATAAGACGATCTACACCGAGAGCACCGGCGAGGGCGAGAACCGCAAGATCGTGATCTATCCCGCCAAACAGTGAGCGTTTGACCTCTGAGCGTCCTGGAACCCGTTCGCTACCTTGCCATCGGGCACATCACACGCGATTATCTGCTCGAGGGCGGTTACACCCCCGGCGGCTCGGCGCTGTACGCCGCTGCGGCGGTGGCGCGCCTCGGCGTGACAGCGGGGGTGCTCACGAACGCCAATCCTGCTCATCTTCCCGCCATGCCGTCTGGTGTGGCGATTGCCGGAGCGGCCAGTTCAATTACCACCACCTTTGCCAATCGGTACGACGCCTCTGGGAGGAGTCAGTGGTTGCACGCTCTTGCGCCGCCGGTATGCTTCGAGGACTTACCTGCGTCCTGGCGCGCCGCCCCGCTCGTGCATCTCGCGCCCGTCGCTGGCGAAGTCGATCTGGCCTGGGCCGCGGCCTTTCCGCACGCCCTGGTTGGGGTAACCCCGCAGGGATGGTTGCGCGCCTGGGACGCGCCTCTGCCGGCCCCCGTGCGCCCGGCCCCCTGGCGGCCTGCGGCGGCGCTGTTGCGCTACGTCCACCTGATCGTTCTTAGCATCGAGGATGTTGGCGGTGACGAGAACCTGGCCAGGTATTACGCCCGGCTGTGCCCACTGGTGGCCGTTACGCGCGGCGCGGCGGGCGCGACGCTCTATGTGGCGGGTGAGCCGTGCTATGTGCCGCCCTTCCCCGCCCATGAGCGCGACCCGACCGGCGCCGGCGATGTCTTCGCTGCCGTGCTGCTGCTGCGCCTGTGGGAGACCGGCGATGCCCTGGCCGCGGCTACCTATGCCAGCGCGGCGGCCGCCTGCGCCGTCGAGGGCCGGGGGCTCGCCGCGCTGCCTGATCGCATGGCCGTGGAGCGGCGCCTGAGCCGCGACTAACGAAAGCTCTTTTTTCTCTCCTCAGAGGGATGAAGGGAAACCGGGTTTCCCTACGCTCCTCTCAATAAGCCGCCTGGCGTAAGCAAGGGTTCGGAGGAGCGCCGCCCCTCCAAACCTCCCGGAGCAGGGCTAGCGTTCCAGCCGGTAGGGTACACTGGTCACCACCGTGCCCTTCTGGTACATCAACGCCGTCTTGATCAGCCAGCCGGTCTGGTTGTGCAACAGGTGCTCCCACCAGCGGGCAGGCACAAACTCCGGCAGGATCACCGTGACGACGCCGTCCTTGTAATGCGACTGCACCTCGGCGATGTAGCTGCGCAAGGGTCTGAGCAAGGAGCGGAAGGGCGACTCCAGCACCACCAGCGGTATATCGCAGCCCCACTCGCGCCAGCGCACCCGTAGCCGCTCGGTCTGGTCAGGGTCGAGGTTGACATACACTGCCGTCACATTGTCGGGGGCGATGGAGCGCGCGTACTGCAATGCGGGAAGCACGCCCTTGTGGATGCCGCTGACCAGGACGATGGCCGTATGGCGGCGCAGATCGGGGAGCTTGACTGCCGTGGAGAGGGAGAGTTGCTCGGCCACGCGCAGGTAATGCTGGTGAATGGCCTGGAAGACCAGCACGAGCAACGGGATAAGGGTCAGCACGATCCAGGCGCCGTGGGTAAACTTGGTAATTGCCAGGATCACCAGGACAATCGCCGTGAGCACCGTGCCCACTGCGCTGATGAGCGCCCCCCGTTGCCAGCCCGGCTCGCGCATGCGCAACTGGCGTCGCACCATGCCGGCCTGCGACAGGGTGAAAGAGATGAATACCCCCACGGCGTAGAGCGGCAGCATGGCGATCTCGTTAGCCTGGAAGATCACTACCAGCAGCGCCGAGAAGAAGCCCAGGGCCAGAATGCCGTTGGAGAACACCAGACGGTCACCCCGTGAGGCGAACTGCCGGGGCATGAACCGGTCACGCGAGAGAAACGACGCCAGCCGTGGAAAGTCGGCGAAGGCGGTGTTGGCCGCCAGCACCAGGATGAGCGCCGTGGCCACCTGGATGCCAAAATAGGCCGGGCCGGTTCCCACCACCGTGCGCGCAATCTGCGAGACGATTGTTTCGTGGGTGATCTCGTTGGGCACGGCCTGGTGCAGATGCGCCAGCCAGGTGATTCCTAAGAACATGGAGATCAGCAGAATGACCATGATTGTCAGGGTCGCAGCGGCATTTCTCGCTTCCGGCGGCTTGAAGGCCTGCACCCCGTCGCTGATGGCTTCGATGCCGGTGAGCGCGGTGCAGCCGGCGGCGAAGGCGCGCAGGATCAGCCAGAGACCAAGCGCCTCGCCGAGCTCGGGAACTGGCGGCGGAACAGGGTGGACCACCGGTGTGGCTCCGTAGAGCGCGTCTTTGACGAGGGCGAAGGCGATCAGGCTGAGAATGCTGACGACGAAGGCGTAGGTGGGCACGGCGAAAATCGCTCCGCTCTCCTTGACGCCCCGCAGGTTCGCCAGTGTTACCATGGCGATACACAGAAGGGCGATCTCCACGGCGGCGTGCTTCAGCCCCGGGTAGCCCCAGGTGCTGGCCAGCGAGGTGATGGCCGCTACCCCTGCAGAGATGCTGACCGCAACCGTCAGCACGTAGTCAATCAGCAGCGCCGCTGCGGCGACCAGGCCCGCCGTATCGCCCAGGTTGTCACGGCTGACGATGTAGCCGCCCCCGCCCCGCGGGTAGGCCCGAATGGTCTGCCGGTAGGAAAAGGCGACAATGGCCAGCAGCGCGGCAATGGCCCCGCCAATCGGCAGCGCCAGACCCAGAGCCTGCGTTCCCGCCAGAATGAGCACCGTCAAAATAGCCTCGGTCGCGTAGGCCACGGAGGAGAGCGCATCAGAAGAAAATACGGCCAGCGCCGTGGCGCGTGTGAGCCGTTCTTGATGCTGTTGTTCAGTGGCAATGGGCTTGCCGACCAGAAAACGCTTGATCTGCAATGCCATACGGTTCAGCCCTTCAAACCGCTCACCAGCAATCGGTCGTAAAAGAAGCGCAAACAAAAAACCTGACTACCGTGGCAGTCGGGTTTTTACCTGTTGGACCGCGCTGGTGATGATGGTCCTTATCCATTGATCAAAGCCCAATGTGCCAGCACTATAGCAAAATGTTGGCCCTTGCACGTCAATGTTTCTTGCCAGTGCGTGATGATCCTTCAACTCTTCACTGCGGTTGAAGGGGTGTGAGGAACCCGGCTTTCCCCACACCCCTGCCCGATGCGCGCGTTTGCAAGGGCACAGCCCTCCTACGAGCGCCTGTCGGCAGGAGGGGCGGGGAGGGCTGCGCACTCCACAGGATTACATCCTGGTATGCCAGCGCGGTGCGGCACAGCCGCGCCAGTACCTGGTGTAGAATATCACAAATCTCGGTTTCCAGCGCACAGGACCGACGCGAACCATGACAGACCTGGCAATTGTGACCCGTGGTTTACGCAAGCACTATGGTGCGGTGATCGCGGTTGATGGGATCGACCTGGCGGTCCCCACCGGGACGATCTACGCACTGTTGGGGCCGAACGGGGCGGGCAAGACGACAACCATCAATATGCTCACCACTCTGGCCGTGCCGACGGCAGGCGAGGCGTTCGTGTGCGGCTACGATGTTGTCCGGCAGGCCGATCAGGTGCGCGCGTGCATCGGGGTGACATTTCAGGACATCGTGCTCGATGCCGATCTGACGGGCCGCGAGGTGCTTGACATCCATGGCCGGCTCTACCGCCTGCCCGCCGCCTTGCGCCGCCAGCGTATCGCGGAACTCGTCGAGCTGGTGCAACTGGGCGAGACGATTGACCGGCGTGTGCACACCTATTCGGGCGGCATGAAGCGCCGGCTGGAACTGGCCCGCGGGCTGATGACCGATCCCCGGGTGCTCTTTCTCGACGAGCCGACGCAGGGCCTCGACCCGCAGAACCGGGTGGGGATCTGGAGCTACCTCCGCTCCTTGAACCGTGAGCGCGGTCTGACGCTCCTCCTCACCACCCACTACATGGACGAAGCGGAGGCCCTCGCCGGGCGGGTAGGCATCGTTGACTACGGCCGTCTTGTCGCCGAAGGAACGCCGGGTGAGCTGGCAGCCGCTCTGGGCGCCGATGTGATCCGCGTGCGTGGTTCCGGAAATCGGGAGCATTTCGTGTCCCACGTCGCGGCCCTCCCCTTCGTTGCGCGCGTCGAAATCGATCCGGAAGCGGCAATGGTGCTGGTGTACGTAGATAGCGGCAGCCGGCGTCTGGTTGAGGTAGTGGGCCTGGCTAGCGGTGACGGCTTTGTGGTCGAAGACGTGACAGTCTCGCGTCCTGGCCTCGGGGATGTGTTTTTGCACCATACCGGGCGGGCGCTCCGTGATTGAGGATGAGGGAAACGCGCTTTCCCGAAGCCTCTGCCTGATAGAACTCGCCCGGCCCACCCTTCCGGGTTGGGCCCGACCCTCCAGCCTGGGCTAGATAGTCTGTTAACAAAGTTTGTCGCTAGACCCTCACCCACTCTCTAACCCTTCCCCGCCGGGGGAGGATCTCAGGTATATTTTTGGGCGAGCAGGGGTTTTCAGCATTCCAATGCGCTTACGGTCCTCACCCCCCTGCCCCCCTCTCCCGCGCGCGGGAGAGGGGGGAGTTGGGTGTCCCAATGCCCCGGATGGCGAATGCGACGTGAGGATGCTGGAAACCCCTACACCTGAGAAGCCGGGGGAGGGCGCTCGGCTCCTCCCCCAACTGGGGGAGGCTGGGAGGGGGCGGAAATGCCAGGGAACTTACTTCGGAGAATACTAAACTCTCCAGGTTGATATAAACCCTTTTCATTGTGTATAATCTAGCTGTGAAATCTGCCTGGAACATGAAAGGTCTACACCTATGAATGCGACCCTGGTCATCTGGAACAAGCATATGACCAAGTTCCTCCGCAGCACCGAAGAACTGCTGGGGTTGCTGCTACAGTCAGTGCTGTGGGTCGTGCTCTTTGGCGTGGGCATGCGCGGGATGATCGGCGAGGTGGACGGCAGCGACTACATGTCCTACATCCTGCCGGGAATCATCGCGCTGAGCGCCCTGGGCGGGTCGGTAGGCGGCGGCATGGTGCTTCTCGACGAGCGCCTGCGCGGCATTCTGAAGGAGTATCTGGCCGCGCCCATCCCTCGATTGAGCATTCTCCTCGGCAGTGCCACGAGCACCGCCACCAAGGCGTTGATCCAGGCCCTGATCATGCTGCTGGTAGGTATTCTCATGGGCGCTCGTCTGGCGCCTAACCCGTTCGGATGGTTGGCCTCCCTGCTCTTGCTGACGATCTTCGCGGTAGGCTTCAGCGGGTTGGCGCTGGCCGTGGCTGCCGTCTCGCGCTCGATTGCGGGCTACCACGGCATGATCTTCCTCTTCAACCTGCCGCTGCTTTTCGCCTCGAATGCCCTCTATCCGCTCGCTGTGCTGCCGGGATGGATGTTGGCCATCGTTTTGTTCAATCCGACCACCTATCTCATCGATGCGGTGCGTGGCCTGGCCTTCGGCACGCCCTATACCCTCCCGTTGCCCCTCAGCGTGGCCGTGCTGACGCTATTCGCCCTCGCCTGCACCTGGCTGGCGCTGGTGGTATTTCAGCGTTCCATTCGGGGTTAAAGACAACCACCGACCTCGGGGAGGCGTTTCCTCTCGTAAGACTCTCTCCTCAGGCGGCCATGCATGCCCCGTAGTTGGGCGGGGGGCAGCTCTCGACCTTCCTGCCCTTCTGGACCGGCAGGGGCGACCGGTCGATCGCCCCTGCCGGTATGCGCGATGACGCCCGACACTCTACCGGCGCCAACGGCTTCTCTGTGCCGCTCAGGGTTCCTCGGGGGATCAAGCATTCCGGTCAGCGCTCTAACAGCCCACCAGGGGCGTCGGGTCAATGTTCACGCCACCGCGCCAGACCTGATAATCCAGGTGGGGGCCGCTGGCCACGCCACTATTGCCCATCAACCCGATCTGTTCTCCGGCGCGCACAAACTGTCCGTGTATCACCGTGATCAACGCCAGATGCCCGTAACCGGTGCGCCAGACGCCGCCGGGGTCCTGGATGGAGACGTAGTTGCCTCCCGGGTGACTGTTGGGGGTGACGGTAGCATAGCCGTCGTGGGTGGCGACGATCGGCGCGTACCAGCTTGCCCCTGCCTCAGCGTACCCATCACCATCGTCGTCTACGGCGAGGTCAATCGCGCCCCAGATCGCAGCGGGGGCATGGGTGCCGACGCCGTAGCCCTGGGTAATTACCACGCGCCCACGGGTAGGCGCAACCGGGCAGCCGAGTGGACCGGCGTCGCTCAGGCGAAAGGGCGGGAGGGTTTCAATCGATGGCAGGGGAGCGGGAGCGAGATGTTCAGCCGGTGGCGGGCCGGCCAGCAGGGCCGGGCTGAGAGCTGCGGGGGGCGTGGTTGGAGCGGGAGCGGGGAAAGGCGAGGGGTGCAGCATCGTCGGCAGGGCGCCAACAGCAGGGCGCATTGGCGATGCTTGCGGCGCCTTGATGGCAATGGGAGCGGAATTGCTGGATCCGGGGTCGGGGTCGCTGGCGCGTGGTTGGGAGTTGCTCGTGGCTATGGCTGCCGGGAGCGAGACATTCCAGCGCGGGAGATCCATCTCGGAGCGAACAGTGGCTCCAGCAGCGGCGAGTGAGGTGGCCACGGTCAACGTGGCAAGGA is a genomic window of Chloroflexaceae bacterium containing:
- a CDS encoding KH domain-containing protein, which produces MKSIEISARTVAEAVELALAQLGKDRDEVAIAVLDAGESGDEALVRVTVVDDDEETSSAPVTPAAASGGTEVQEIARTILEELLERMDIHAYVTPVVTRVPGQKGDIEETITLHVEGADEEAMGLLIGRRGETLRSLQFLLNLLVSRRVQKWPQIVVDVGNYRQRRQESLEGLARRMAERVRQTGRPIMLEPMAAYERRIVHLALREDKTIYTESTGEGENRKIVIYPAKQ
- a CDS encoding PfkB family carbohydrate kinase translates to MARLGVTAGVLTNANPAHLPAMPSGVAIAGAASSITTTFANRYDASGRSQWLHALAPPVCFEDLPASWRAAPLVHLAPVAGEVDLAWAAAFPHALVGVTPQGWLRAWDAPLPAPVRPAPWRPAAALLRYVHLIVLSIEDVGGDENLARYYARLCPLVAVTRGAAGATLYVAGEPCYVPPFPAHERDPTGAGDVFAAVLLLRLWETGDALAAATYASAAAACAVEGRGLAALPDRMAVERRLSRD
- a CDS encoding APC family permease, with product MALQIKRFLVGKPIATEQQHQERLTRATALAVFSSDALSSVAYATEAILTVLILAGTQALGLALPIGGAIAALLAIVAFSYRQTIRAYPRGGGGYIVSRDNLGDTAGLVAAAALLIDYVLTVAVSISAGVAAITSLASTWGYPGLKHAAVEIALLCIAMVTLANLRGVKESGAIFAVPTYAFVVSILSLIAFALVKDALYGATPVVHPVPPPVPELGEALGLWLILRAFAAGCTALTGIEAISDGVQAFKPPEARNAAATLTIMVILLISMFLGITWLAHLHQAVPNEITHETIVSQIARTVVGTGPAYFGIQVATALILVLAANTAFADFPRLASFLSRDRFMPRQFASRGDRLVFSNGILALGFFSALLVVIFQANEIAMLPLYAVGVFISFTLSQAGMVRRQLRMREPGWQRGALISAVGTVLTAIVLVILAITKFTHGAWIVLTLIPLLVLVFQAIHQHYLRVAEQLSLSTAVKLPDLRRHTAIVLVSGIHKGVLPALQYARSIAPDNVTAVYVNLDPDQTERLRVRWREWGCDIPLVVLESPFRSLLRPLRSYIAEVQSHYKDGVVTVILPEFVPARWWEHLLHNQTGWLIKTALMYQKGTVVTSVPYRLER
- a CDS encoding ATP-binding cassette domain-containing protein — encoded protein: MTDLAIVTRGLRKHYGAVIAVDGIDLAVPTGTIYALLGPNGAGKTTTINMLTTLAVPTAGEAFVCGYDVVRQADQVRACIGVTFQDIVLDADLTGREVLDIHGRLYRLPAALRRQRIAELVELVQLGETIDRRVHTYSGGMKRRLELARGLMTDPRVLFLDEPTQGLDPQNRVGIWSYLRSLNRERGLTLLLTTHYMDEAEALAGRVGIVDYGRLVAEGTPGELAAALGADVIRVRGSGNREHFVSHVAALPFVARVEIDPEAAMVLVYVDSGSRRLVEVVGLASGDGFVVEDVTVSRPGLGDVFLHHTGRALRD
- a CDS encoding ABC transporter permease, with product MNATLVIWNKHMTKFLRSTEELLGLLLQSVLWVVLFGVGMRGMIGEVDGSDYMSYILPGIIALSALGGSVGGGMVLLDERLRGILKEYLAAPIPRLSILLGSATSTATKALIQALIMLLVGILMGARLAPNPFGWLASLLLLTIFAVGFSGLALAVAAVSRSIAGYHGMIFLFNLPLLFASNALYPLAVLPGWMLAIVLFNPTTYLIDAVRGLAFGTPYTLPLPLSVAVLTLFALACTWLALVVFQRSIRG
- a CDS encoding peptidoglycan DD-metalloendopeptidase family protein: METLRSLRSRHALSLLDLAARTGIPARQIAEIEHGLRRLSPEQRERLAHFLGLRPTDFTGAHRRLTGAVAAAVAPPADQRLLQLLATLTVATSLAAAGATVRSEMDLPRWNVSLPAAIATSNSQPRASDPDPGSSNSAPIAIKAPQASPMRPAVGALPTMLHPSPFPAPAPTTPPAALSPALLAGPPPAEHLAPAPLPSIETLPPFRLSDAGPLGCPVAPTRGRVVITQGYGVGTHAPAAIWGAIDLAVDDDGDGYAEAGASWYAPIVATHDGYATVTPNSHPGGNYVSIQDPGGVWRTGYGHLALITVIHGQFVRAGEQIGLMGNSGVASGPHLDYQVWRGGVNIDPTPLVGC